The window GCCCCGCGTGACAATCCCATCGCGCACGGTCTCCGCCGAGCATACGCTGGCGCCGGAGCTGACAGTGACCACGTCGGCACGCCTTCCGTTGTACATCTTCCCCTTCCAGAGAAAGTGGCACAGGCAGTCCAGATGTGGCACAGTGAAGCCATGGAAGACGAGGCCCATGAAGTCGAGGGCCATCTGAGTAGGCTCGTGGGAATGCTCACCGACCCACGTCTCGCCCGTGCTCATCATGAAGTGCAGCGGAAGATACGGCACGTCTGTCGCCACGCCTTTCTCAATGGGGCGGGCGCAGGACACGGCAATGCCCTTGCGGACCAGCCGTACCGCCTCAAGGCGCTTTGCGGGGGTGATGAGGTTCAGCGTGCCCAGCTCGTCGTCCGGGCCCCATCGTCCCCAATTGCTCAGGGTATCGAACCATTTCAGTACCTCGGCCTCTGTAGGGACCTTCCTACTGCGTCCGGTCACCAGACGGCCTCCTCAGGCATAAGTCGTGGCGCGCCGCCACGGAGGGATTCCATTCGCTACCGCCCAACATGGGCTTACAGCGCGGTGGCACCCCCGTCTATAGTGAACATGGCGCTGGTCACGTAAGACGACTCGTCCGACGCCAGATAAAGGACCAGGTGGGCAACCTCACCCGGCCTGCCGAGCCGGGGCAGGATGTTCCGGCGGATGCGCGCCTCGCGGTCGCCCGGGGGCACGGTCACCAGAATCCCCGTGTCAATGCTCCCCGTGATGAGCGCGTTAGCGCGAATGTTGTGCTTGCTGTAGTGAGCGGCGATGGAGCGCGTCAGCGCCGCCAGGTTCAACGCATGACCGTTGCTGCTCCTTCGGACTTAATAAACCCTCTCTTCATAAGCAACCTGCTCTTTGAACCACCAGGTGTTGTAATACACAATGATTGTAACTGTTACAAACAGGAATTGACATGCAACAAACCATATGATAACCTCTTCTTCACTATATCTAACACCGTGGCTAAATGCATAAATTATGGAGGTGCATATTGGTTGGCCAGATGGTTGCAATACTTAGCCCCGCGGCTGCTCCCGCGAAAGCGATTCAAAAGATATCTGACCGAGTCAGCACATTGAAAGGGAAAAGCGTAGGCATTTACGACAACTTCCTTTGG of the Dehalococcoidia bacterium genome contains:
- a CDS encoding metallopeptidase family protein gives rise to the protein MTGRSRKVPTEAEVLKWFDTLSNWGRWGPDDELGTLNLITPAKRLEAVRLVRKGIAVSCARPIEKGVATDVPYLPLHFMMSTGETWVGEHSHEPTQMALDFMGLVFHGFTVPHLDCLCHFLWKGKMYNGRRADVVTVSSGASVCSAETVRDGIVTRGVLLDVARAKGKKWLEAGDAVFPEHLDEAGAEDKRDLLGLYMGVPLTERFDYNMALPDRILIFQKPIEAACASDDEVVEEVRITVLHEVAHHFGMGDAELERLGLD
- a CDS encoding SDR family oxidoreductase, with protein sequence MNLAALTRSIAAHYSKHNIRANALITGSIDTGILVTVPPGDREARIRRNILPRLGRPGEVAHLVLYLASDESSYVTSAMFTIDGGATAL